The DNA segment CGTTGTCGGCCCCACCTCCATCGCTTCCTTCGTGATGTCAACCCCCGCCAGTTCCTTGAACTGGTGGTACATGCTCGGCAGCTTCTTCTTGATGTGCTCCGGCGCGTTGGGCAGTTTCTCCTTGATCCACGCGATGTCGAGGAACACCCCACCGTGCGGCGAGCCCCGCCCCGCCTTCACCTCGCGGTTAATGCACCGCGCCACGTGGTCCCGCGTCAACAACTCCGGCGGCCGATGCGCCTCCTTGTCTCCCGTGACATACCGCCACCCCTCCTCCGCGTCCTTCGCCGTCTGGTTCTTATAGAGGTCGGGGATGTCGTTGAACATGAACCGCTCCCCCTTGTTGTTCACCAGCCTCCCACCCTCGCCGCGCACCCCTTCCGTCACCAGGATCCCCCTCACGCTCGGCGGCCACACCATCCCCGTCGGGTGGAACTGCACGAACTCCATGTCCATCAGGTCCGCCCCCGCCTCGTACGCCAGCGCGTGCCCGTCCCCCGTGTACTCCCACGAGTTGCTCGTGATCTTGTACGCCCGACCGATCCCCCCCGTCGCCAGCACCACCGCCTTCGCGCGGAACACCCGGAAGCGCCCCCGCTCCCGGTCGTACCCGAACGCCCCCACCACCCGGTCCCCGTCCTTCAGGAGCGTCGTCACGGTGTGCTCCATGTACACCTCGATCCCCTGGTGGATCCCGTGATCCTGCAGCGTCCGGATCATCTCCAGCCCCGTCCGGTCCCCCACGTGCGCCAGCCGCGGATACTTGTGCCCCCCGAAGTTCCGCTGCAGGATCCGCCCGTCCTGCGTCCGGTCGAACAGCGCCCCCCACGCCTCCAGTTCCCTCACCCGGTCCGGCGCCTCCTTCGCGTGGATCTCCGCCATCACCCAGTTGTTCAGGTATTGCCCGCCCCGCATCGTGTCCGCGAAGTGCACCCGCCACCCGTCCCGATCATCCACGTTCGCCATCGCCGCGGCGACCCCGCCCTCGGCCATCACCGTGTGCGCCTTGCCCAGCAGCGACTTACACACCAGCCCCACCGACACCTTCGCCGCCGACGCCTCGATCGCCGCCCGCAGCCCCGCGCCGCCCGCGCCGATCACCAAGACATCGTGCTCGTGAGTTTGATACTCCGCCATCGCGCCTCGTCCTCTCGTCTCAGAGAATCCGGTAGTCGTGCCACACGCCCATCGAGCACATCCGCACGTACAGATCCGTGAACCCCACCCACACCAGGCTCATCCACGCCCACAGCATGTGCCGCTTGTTCAAGCACGTCACACACTCGTACGCCGACCGCCTCGCCCCCTCCCCGATCTCGTCGCACCGCCCGCCCACCAGGTGCCGCAGCGAGTGGCACCCCAGCGTGTAGCCTCCGAGCAGGATCGGGTTGATCGTCAGCACCAGCGACCCGACGCCGATCCCGAACCGCCCCCCCTCGCCCCCGGCGCTCCCCGGCGCCCCGTGGAACCAGTATGCCTTCATCGCGTCCCACGCCAGGATCACCAGGAACCCCAGCGCCAGGTACAGGAAGTACCGGTGCACGTTCTGTAGGATCAGCGGCAACTTCCGCTCGCCGCGGTACTTCTTCCCCCGGAACCCTGGCTCCCCAACCGCGCAGTTCAGCGGGTCCGCCCAGAACGCCTTGTAGTACGCCCCCCGGTAGTAGTAACAGGTGAACCGGAACCCGCCCGGCGCCCACAGAATCAACAGCGCAGGCGAAAACGGGATGAACGCCGGCCAGATCTTCAGCAGCCACCCCGGCGCCGCCCCGAACCACGCATGCCCCGATGCCTGCCCCGGCGCCTCCCACAGCAGCGGCGAATAGAACGGCGACAAGTACTCCGCCCCGCCCCCCGAATACGAGTAGTGCGCCCCCTGGAACGCCGCCCACGTCGAATACACGATGAACCCCATCAACCCCGCAAACACCGCGGCGGGCTGCACCCACCACGAGTCCACCCGTGATGTCTCGCCCAGCCGCTGAACCTGCGGCAGGTGAAGATCGACCCTCGCCATGGACGCCTCCTGAGTTCCCCGGGTCAGCGGGGCCACCAGCATACCGCAGGAGCCCCAATCGTGCCCTGCTCCCGAAATCACAGCCCACAACGGGAACGGGCTTCTTCCGAGCCCTGACCTGATGCCAACCGACCCCGAGCGGTCGTCGCCCGCGCGGCTCACAATCGCTTCCGATGTATCTTGTTATGCGGTCGAGCCGGTCGCATTCCTGCCACCGGTTCCGCCCCCCATCCGGGGGCCGGGGGGACTTTGAGGAGAGAGAAGATGCTCAGCGTCTCGGTCCAACTCGTGGTAACCGGCCTGCTCGCGTCCAGCGCCCTCGCGCAGTCGTTCAACATCGATGTGGGCGCCGCAACGCCCACTCCCTCCAACGCCTACGGCGCCGCCGCCGCCCAGCCCGGCGTCTGGAACGCCTACGCCGGCGGCACGCTCAGCAACCTCCTCGACACCGGCGGCTCCGTCACCGCCGCCGCGATCACCGCCACCGGCGGGTTCGCCTCAGGCTTCAACGATCCCCTCACCCTCGGCGACGACGAGGCCCTCTTCGACGACTTCCTCGCCATCCCCTTCTTCGAGACCTACACCGTCAGCGGCCTCGCGCCGGGGAACTACGACGTCTTCGTCTACACCTGGACGTTCGGTCCCCTCTCCTCTGGTTTCGACGTCAATGCCCAGGGCATGCAGGTCGTCGGCGGCGTCTGGGCGAACGCCTTCACCCAGGGAGTGACGCACTCGTTCAACTCCGTCTCGCTCTCCTCGGGCCAGAACATCACCATCGATGTCCATTCCATCAACGGCGCGCTCGGCGCCATCACCGGCATCCAGATCGTCCCCATCCCCACCCCCGCAGCCCCCGCGCTGCTCCTCCCCGCCGCGGCGACCGCCCTCCTCCGCCGCCGAAGGTAGCACCGCCCATACCCCCGTTCCAAGCGCCGGCCCTGCGGGCGCGAGGTGATCCTCGCGCCCAACGTTACCGCTGCAGGATCGACGCGATCCACGACGCTCCCTGCACGCCCGCGAACCCCAGCAGCGGCAGCGCGATCGCTCGGAACAACGGGTCGTCCTGCCACGCCGCGAACGCCCCCTCCCGCATCCCCTTCATCTGGTCGATCAGCCGCTCCGCTTGCCGCGCGCGCCGAGCCGCCCACTGCGAGAGTTCCTCCCCGTGCGCCATGGAAAACGCGCGGATCACTACCCCCTGCACCTCCCGCGCCCTTGTCGTGGTGCACAGGAGCCCCCCGGTCGGACCCCGCTCCAAGTCCGAAAGATCGACATCCTCGACATTGGCACCGTTCGCCCAACTCTCCCCAAGGCGGCGCATGGCGTGCGGGTTCAGGGGCACCGGCACGCCCTCCGCGTACCCGACCGCAAAGAACTCCTTGGGGTTGCCCCGCCCGCCGGGACGTACCGGCAACTTGAACTCTATGACGAGTTCCCGCGAACTCAGCCGTTCCGCGTCCGGGTGCACATCGGGCCGCGCTACGACGTGCTGCAGCCGTTCGATCTCGATCCCCCTCGCCCGCTCCGCCGCCCGCCGCAGCATGTACCCCGCGTACACCGCGATCGAGAGCGACACGCCGAACAGGCCCAGCGAACTCAGGTCGCTCGGCCACCGGTCGAACCGCGGGTGGTAACTCAGCACCGACAGCAGGATCAGCGCCACCGGCCAGTAGATCAGCGAGTTGACCACCGCCGTCCGCTGCGCGATGTCCTGCACGTCGAGCAGGTAGCCCACCAGGCTCTGGTCAACGCCATACTCCCGGCCCGCCTCCCGGATCTTCCTCGCCGGCCAGCGCGACCTCCCAGACGCCAGGTTCGAGATGTACCTCGTGTGCACCCTCGCCGCGTCCCACACCACGAACACGACCACGTTCACCAGCACGACGACCATCGTGGTCAAAGTCGTGTCGATCGCCCGCGCCACGACACCCCGCACGCCGTGCGCCGACGAATCCGCCAGGATGTACACCGCCACGACACCAACCCCG comes from the Phycisphaeraceae bacterium genome and includes:
- a CDS encoding fumarate reductase/succinate dehydrogenase flavoprotein subunit, giving the protein MAEYQTHEHDVLVIGAGGAGLRAAIEASAAKVSVGLVCKSLLGKAHTVMAEGGVAAAMANVDDRDGWRVHFADTMRGGQYLNNWVMAEIHAKEAPDRVRELEAWGALFDRTQDGRILQRNFGGHKYPRLAHVGDRTGLEMIRTLQDHGIHQGIEVYMEHTVTTLLKDGDRVVGAFGYDRERGRFRVFRAKAVVLATGGIGRAYKITSNSWEYTGDGHALAYEAGADLMDMEFVQFHPTGMVWPPSVRGILVTEGVRGEGGRLVNNKGERFMFNDIPDLYKNQTAKDAEEGWRYVTGDKEAHRPPELLTRDHVARCINREVKAGRGSPHGGVFLDIAWIKEKLPNAPEHIKKKLPSMYHQFKELAGVDITKEAMEVGPTTHYVMGGVRVDGQTQMTSVPGLFAAGEVAAGLHGANRLGGNSLSDLLVFGKLAGEHAAKWASGQGESRVEASQVEGAAKAALSPFDRPGGENPYGVQHELQDMMQDKVGIVRTEADMAAALDGLAVLRERAARTGIDGNREYNPGWHTALDLGNLLTVSEAVARSALDRRESRGGHFREDYPEKSKEFAGHNTVVSKAGDGSMRLRREAIHPMREDLKKVIEEQK